A genomic stretch from Corynebacterium faecale includes:
- a CDS encoding carbohydrate ABC transporter permease: MVDSDRSPLIKLMGYVGMIIAVLFIGLPLVFIVLTSFKQQSEIYTQPVTWLPGQFNFDNYTNVFQRVPFLDYFRNSVLITIILCAIKIVLGIISAYALAILRFPGRNLVFLLVISALMVPSEVTVISNYALVSQLGWRDTYQGIIVPLAGIAFGTFLMRNHFMSIPHELIEAARMDHCGHFRLLWKVLLPISMPTVVAFSMITIVNEWNQYLWPFLMAETEASATLPIGLTMLQNNEGVSNWGPVMAATIMTMLPVLVMFLALQQYMIKGLISGAVKG; the protein is encoded by the coding sequence ATGGTTGATTCCGATCGCAGCCCACTGATCAAGCTCATGGGTTATGTGGGCATGATCATCGCGGTGCTGTTCATTGGCCTGCCGTTGGTGTTCATTGTGTTGACCAGTTTCAAACAGCAGTCTGAGATCTACACCCAGCCGGTGACCTGGTTGCCGGGTCAGTTCAATTTCGACAACTACACCAATGTTTTCCAGCGGGTGCCCTTCTTAGATTATTTCCGTAACTCGGTTTTGATCACCATCATTTTGTGTGCGATCAAGATCGTGCTGGGCATTATCTCCGCCTATGCGTTGGCCATTCTGCGGTTCCCGGGCCGCAATCTGGTGTTTTTGTTGGTGATCTCCGCGCTCATGGTTCCTTCAGAGGTGACGGTGATTTCCAACTATGCGCTGGTCAGCCAGCTCGGGTGGCGTGACACCTACCAGGGCATCATCGTGCCCCTGGCGGGTATCGCGTTCGGCACCTTCCTCATGCGTAACCACTTCATGTCCATTCCGCATGAGTTGATTGAAGCGGCGCGCATGGACCACTGCGGCCATTTCCGGCTGCTGTGGAAGGTTCTGCTGCCCATCTCCATGCCCACGGTCGTGGCGTTTTCCATGATCACCATTGTGAATGAATGGAACCAGTACCTCTGGCCATTCCTGATGGCGGAGACCGAAGCCTCGGCGACCCTGCCGATCGGTCTGACCATGCTGCAGAACAACGAGGGCGTGTCCAACTGGGGTCCGGTCATGGCGGCCACCATCATGACCATGCTTCCCGTTCTGGTCATGTTTCTGGCTCTGCAGCAGTACATGATCAAGGGCCTGATCTCAGGTGCCGTCAAGGGTTAA